Proteins encoded together in one Synechococcus sp. A15-62 window:
- a CDS encoding phosphoesterase, protein MERWALVSGLQGDLDLYEQIQKELKQQRGVANLFVLGDLIGSQRKCNALLERLRQPKRADLQPDCIYGWWEEQLLAECGYRGERKAESLRAEQGEAAVGELLAAVDADHLNWLASLQFGFIELDCALIHGSSADVGDRLAEDTSALVLLDRLTRLDVNRLFTARCQRQFRLELSGGSIQSHIKDHAGEQQSEQAVPKRSVIGIGGGRHYTLYDPATDHIEFRIAGEPSNASGRGFG, encoded by the coding sequence ATGGAACGCTGGGCCCTGGTGAGTGGTCTCCAAGGAGACCTGGATCTGTACGAACAGATTCAGAAGGAGTTGAAGCAACAACGGGGTGTTGCCAATCTCTTCGTTCTCGGTGATCTGATCGGATCACAACGCAAGTGCAATGCACTGCTCGAGAGGCTGAGGCAGCCGAAGCGCGCTGATCTTCAGCCCGACTGCATCTACGGCTGGTGGGAAGAGCAGCTTCTGGCGGAGTGCGGTTACCGCGGCGAACGCAAGGCTGAAAGCCTCAGAGCAGAACAAGGCGAGGCGGCGGTTGGAGAACTTCTCGCTGCAGTAGACGCCGACCATCTCAACTGGCTTGCATCGCTGCAGTTCGGCTTCATCGAACTCGACTGCGCTTTGATTCATGGAAGCTCCGCTGACGTCGGCGACCGGCTAGCGGAAGACACCTCAGCCCTGGTGCTGCTGGATCGGCTGACGCGGCTGGATGTGAACCGACTGTTTACGGCTCGCTGTCAGCGTCAATTCCGACTGGAGCTTTCCGGTGGATCCATCCAATCCCACATTAAAGACCATGCCGGTGAACAGCAGAGCGAACAGGCTGTGCCCAAGCGAAGCGTGATCGGCATTGGAGGGGGGAGGCACTACACCCTCTACGACCCCGCAACGGATCACATCGAATTTCGAATTGCGGGAGAACCTTCCAACGCTTCGGGGCGGGGC
- a CDS encoding GTP-binding protein, which produces MGQVCLISGPPGCGKTTWALQRLQQHQGPCAYLRLEGEKAAGLEQGEDSGIDLTWLKDQVPRLEEPATANATDLKQDNDVLTLIEVQQFHPPSKEGIGGLGDDVRSKLEALQLHPDQLLHFGRDPELPAKDTLEFSKLEAWHTSLSGCVWDPNSLSSFWFELVNGAYGDVYRAKGLMNLPDGRAFFCNWMVSQESSQFLPLDTTAPPQGRPSRTSELVVQGKALNPEGMQTTINDCLLADDVLAMQQQQLQQQPTSQG; this is translated from the coding sequence ATGGGCCAGGTGTGCCTGATTTCAGGCCCCCCGGGGTGCGGGAAAACAACCTGGGCGCTTCAAAGGCTCCAGCAGCATCAAGGCCCCTGCGCTTACCTGCGGCTGGAGGGAGAGAAGGCAGCGGGGCTTGAACAGGGGGAAGACAGCGGAATCGACCTGACCTGGCTCAAGGACCAGGTGCCCAGGCTTGAGGAACCGGCAACAGCCAACGCGACGGACCTGAAACAGGACAACGATGTGCTGACCCTGATCGAAGTGCAGCAGTTCCATCCCCCCAGCAAGGAGGGAATTGGAGGGCTCGGAGACGACGTTCGCTCCAAGCTTGAGGCCTTGCAGCTGCACCCCGACCAACTCCTTCACTTCGGGCGAGACCCTGAATTGCCTGCGAAGGACACCTTGGAGTTCAGCAAGCTTGAGGCCTGGCACACCTCTCTTTCGGGTTGTGTTTGGGATCCCAACAGCCTGAGCAGCTTCTGGTTCGAGCTCGTGAACGGTGCCTACGGCGATGTGTACCGCGCCAAAGGCCTGATGAATCTTCCTGACGGTCGAGCATTTTTCTGCAACTGGATGGTGAGCCAGGAGTCATCCCAGTTCCTCCCCTTGGACACCACAGCACCACCGCAGGGGCGCCCCAGTCGAACCTCGGAGCTCGTTGTTCAGGGCAAGGCACTCAACCCTGAAGGCATGCAAACCACCATCAACGACTGTCTGCTCGCGGATGACGTGCTCGCCATGCAGCAACAACAGCTCCAACAACAACCCACATCGCAAGGCTGA
- a CDS encoding metallophosphoesterase, with translation MNHAVISCLHANLAAVEAVLDDIDSQGIQTITCLGDLVGYGPQPNEVVELMRQRKIPTCQGCWDEDIIDGLNACECSYPSQLAERRGHRAHHWTAELLTEENKAFLAELPMTLRRDKLLFVHGSPNSQHEYLLPDMNAFAALERVETAGAETLFCGHTHQPYVRELRQGSIRVKVQQHDQGAPTEQEMELPMRRIVNAGSVGEPRHGSTKATYVIHDDNTGEVTIREVDYDITKTCRAIVDAGLPEVFAWRLSHGFEYAERAEDASHVCER, from the coding sequence ATGAACCACGCCGTCATCTCCTGTTTGCACGCCAACCTTGCCGCCGTAGAGGCGGTGCTCGATGACATCGACTCCCAGGGCATCCAAACCATCACCTGTCTTGGAGACCTTGTGGGCTATGGACCACAGCCCAATGAAGTGGTGGAACTGATGCGTCAGCGCAAGATTCCCACCTGCCAGGGGTGCTGGGACGAAGACATCATTGACGGTCTGAATGCCTGTGAATGCAGCTATCCCTCCCAGCTGGCGGAACGACGAGGCCATCGCGCCCATCACTGGACGGCCGAGCTGCTGACGGAGGAGAACAAGGCCTTTCTGGCTGAACTACCAATGACCCTGCGACGCGACAAGCTGTTGTTTGTGCATGGCAGTCCGAACAGTCAGCACGAATATCTGTTGCCTGACATGAACGCTTTTGCGGCCCTTGAACGGGTGGAAACAGCAGGGGCGGAAACCTTGTTCTGCGGCCATACCCACCAGCCCTATGTGCGCGAATTACGCCAGGGGTCCATTCGGGTGAAGGTGCAACAACACGATCAAGGCGCACCAACAGAACAGGAGATGGAACTGCCGATGCGGCGGATCGTTAACGCTGGATCCGTTGGGGAACCGCGTCATGGCAGCACCAAGGCCACCTACGTCATTCATGACGACAACACCGGAGAAGTGACGATACGAGAGGTCGACTACGACATCACCAAAACCTGTCGAGCGATCGTTGATGCGGGCTTACCGGAAGTGTTTGCCTGGAGACTCAGCCATGGCTTCGAATACGCCGAGCGAGCTGAAGACGCCAGCCACGTGTGTGAGCGCTGA